Within the Gloeobacter kilaueensis JS1 genome, the region AATACATTACGGCGCGGATGCAGGTAGATGTACTCGGAGGAACAGCTTTGCTGACGCTTCGAGATACTCCACTAAGAAGCTGGCACAACCGATTCTGGAAAAGGCTATTCGACGCTGCGCTGGCAGCCCTTGGCTTGTTTTGCTGCCTTCCCCTGTTTGCAGTGGTGGCCCTCGCTATTGGACTGACGAGCCGGGGGCCAGTTTTATACAAGCAGGAGCGCGTTGGCAGAGACGGAAGTGTGTTCTGGATCTACAAGTTCCGGACCATGAAAGTGGATGCGGAGAGCCAGGGTCATGGCTGGACAACAAAAGAAGATCCAAGGCGCACTAGGGTAGGTTCATTTTTACGGCGCACAAGCCTTGATGAGCTACCGCAGCTCTGGAATGTTCTTAAAGGAGAAATGAGCCTGGTTGGTCCCCGGCCCGAAAGACCCTATTACGTGGAGCGCTTCAGCCAGGACATCCCAAAGTATATCGACAGACACCTTGTCAAAACAGGAATGACAGGCTGGGCACAAATTCATGGCCTGCGGGGAGACACATCCATAGCCAAACGGGTAAAGTACGACCTTTACTATATTGAGAACTGGTCGTTGTTACTGGATATTCGTATTATTCTTTCAACAGTCTGGCAAATTTTGCTAAATAGAACAGATGCTTACTGAGCGCGCAACAATAAATCGTAACTCTGCTTTTCAGATGCATAGTCACCGTTCAACTTTTTCCACTCAGTAGTCAACCTCTGAGCAACGCGATTCCGAAATTCTGTGAACTGCATAGCATTGAAATTCAGATTGTGCTTTTGGCCAATGTACTTGCGCTCAGAACTGAGTCTGCGCTGTGACCAGGTAAGAGATTTTGAACCAGGACACCTCCGAAAAGCAGCAACTTCTACAGGCAGATGGGTGATCTTTTTTCCGGCTAAGGCAATCTGCAGCAGCCAGTCCCAATCCCCATAAAAGTTCAGCTTTTCATCGAAGGCAATATTATCTAAAGCTGATCGCCGAATAAAAAAAGTTCCTGGGAAAACGAAGTTACCGCGCACAAGTTTATTCAAAAAAAAGCTTCCCTGATTATAGGGTGTAGCAAGGAAGGACTTGTGCTCATCGACAATAACGTACCTGCCATAGCCCCCATCGAAGGCAGGATTACCTTTTAATGAAGCGATCAGAGTAGCAAGTCCATTCTCGAAGTAGAAATCATCGACGTTTTGATACCCGACAAAATCCGAAGTGGCCATAGAGAAACCTTTGTTTATCGCGTTGTACTGTCCCGTATCTTTCTCGCTAATCCATTTTAAATTGTATAGCTTCGAGTATTGCTGAAGAATATCAACGCTTCCATCGTCGGATTTGCCGTCAACGACAATATGCTCAATATCGACAGAAGTAATTTTTGAGATGCCAAACAAAAATTCAGGCAAAAATTTCGCAGCTTTGTAGACGGGTGTAACGATCGAAACAGATGACAAAATATCCTCCGCTTATCACTTACTGAGCAGTGTAGATCTATCGCGAACTTGCAAGAGTTCCTGATAGATACCTTCGAGGGCTTGAATATTCTTGCTCACATCATAATGTTCTACAAAATGGGAGCGAGCATTAAGACCAAGTTCAGTGCGAGTCTCTGCGCACTGAACAAGCCGGGCAACAGCATCTTTCATGCTCTCAATATCGTACAGATCAACGAGAAAGCCAGTATGGTTGTTTATTACACAGTCCTTCGTTCCATCGACATTTGTGGCAACAACTGGCTTGCCTAGCGCCATCGCCTCAAGAATAGAATAGGGAAGACCTTCATAGCGCGATGCGAGAACAAAACACTCAGCGTGAGCCAGCAATTTTAAGGTCTCTTCGTGCTCTATCCAATCAAGTAAAATGAACAGGTTTTCGAGTTCATGCTGTTTGATGAGATCGAGGATTTTTTCTTTTAATGGGGAATAAAGACCCGCTCCGGCAAGAACGCAGCGTATCGGTAGCCCGGACTCTCTTAAAGCCAGGACAGTTAGCACAAGCATCTCGACATTTTTTTGAAAAGAAGGACGACCGACTGAAAAAATATACGGCTCTGCAAAAGGGCGTTCTCGTTGAATTGAGAGAGTAGGATGCGCGATGCAATTTTTCCAAAGCTTTACTTTTTCCTTTGGAATATTGAGATCAAGGATAGCTCTCTGGACTTCGGATTCACTGCAAGCCAGCAAAAGAGTAGTCCAAGACCGCGCCAGTTTCTCCAGGGAGAGAAAAAGTGCTCTGCGCAAAGGGTCATCTGTACAGAGGTAGGAGAATCCTTGTGGAGTATATATCGTTGGTATACCCGCTAAATAGCCTGCCAGCCTTCCAATAAATCCTCCCTTAGCACTGTGGCAATGCAGCAGATCAGGTTTTACGCGCTTTACTAACTTTATCGTCGCTAAAATATGCTTTAAGTCATTTAGGATGCTAACCTCGCGGCAATAAGGTATGTAATATGTTTTGACTTTGCTGCCGCTTTTTCCAGTAACTTCTAAATCCGGGTCTGGGCATAGGATGATGGACTTAAAAATACGATCGTCGATGTTGTTAACGATTGAACGTATACTCGTTTCAACGCCGCCGAGGGACTGGGTAATGTGCAGTACTGTATACTCTTTGCGCATATCGATCTGATCCGTTTCCTAATACTTAAGCAACGCTAAATGACGTGTTCGTAATTTAGAAAGAGATTTTCGCAACTGTAGTAAATGAGGCAAATGCTCGGCAACAGCTCGATAAACAGCAAGTAAGTGGGGGTATTTAGTAAGAATCAGTAAAAGCAGACCTGACTCTGTAAAGATCAAAACAGGCAAGAAAATTATGAACTCGTAGAAAGAAATGTTTTTGATGATAGTAAAATAGCGGTTTTTGAGAGTGTGAAACTGATAAAACTGAGATTTTTTGAAAAAAACTGCGGCCTCACTTCCTCCACGTACATGGTAGGCAACTGCTTCAGGGATATAAATAGAGTCCCAGCCAGCATTTTGCAGTCGCCAGCCAAGATCGATATCTTCGTAGTAAGAAAAAAAACTGCTGTCGAAAATCTGGTAACCATTCGAGACCTGTCGAACCGCAGCCGATCGGTAAAAGGCTGCACATCCGCAAACTGAGAATATTGCTCTGCTAGTAATATTGTTTGCATCAAATTGACCATGATCTTTAGCACTGTAACCACGGTCCTTTGTCCGTAGGAAGCGGGTCATGAATAAACCAGTTGTATCGATTGTAGAATTATCCTCAGCTCTGAGTATTTTGCCAATGGCAGAAGCTACATTTGAGTACCTTGATAGTGCATCGACCATCAGGGAAATATAGTTTTTACTGAGGAAAGCATCGTTATTGAGTGCGAACAGGTACTGGCCGCTGGCAATTTCAAAACCCTGATTGTTAGCACGAGCAAAACCTAAATTTTCATGGTTCTGGATAAGTAAAATCTGAGGATACTTTTGAAGAATATAGAGGGAATCATCTGAAGATGCATTGTCAACGACAATGATCTCTAGATTCCGATAATCCTGATTAAGTATACTATCAATACATCGAGAGAGATATCTCTCCCCATTCCAGTTGACGACAATTACTGATACAAAGGCAGAATCCATTATTGTATCAGCAGGTCAGGCGAAAACGTATGCGTTTCAAAAAGACCAGTTCTGTGGAGATATAAGCTTCCAGGCCGGTAGGGATTTTGTGTAAACAATGACCGGATCCGTAGTTACACTCAGTTGCGATGTGCTCTTAGTCAAGGAAATTGAATCTAGCTTCCAATTGTTAGCAGCTACAACATCCTTTAAGCCGCCGACCGTCGCTGCAGATGGGCCTGCAGCTGCAGGTACTCCTTCGTCATCAGGATCATCTGAGTTTTTCCAGATAACAATTGAAAAGTTTGCACCTGCTGGAGAGGCACTAGACGGACGTTTTAGAACATACGCTTCAATATTGCGTGCTGGCGATGCCATGCCAACAAGTTGGCTTCCTTTCATTGCATCGACAGCAGCAGCATAGGCCAGTAACCGCAGCTTGGGGTTCCAGTTTATATCAAAGAGACCAACGTAGCGGAGCTTACCGTCTTCAAAGTAGTCTCTTGCAAGATAGTAATAAACACTTTGTAATCCGCGCAGGTAAAAATCTCTGGCGAAGAGCTTAATGACTTCAGAAGGTCTGCCATAGGCAGTATCTTCACTGGTAATCAAGGGTTTATTAGCCCCAGCCGAGGCCATTGCAGAATTAAAAAAATCTATCAGACGCTCGCTCATCTTCCATGTGTAATGCAAAGAATAAGCATCGATGTACTTGTCAATTCCTGCAGCAAAGCTCTTCCGAATGAAGTCGCGCCCTAAACTTTGCATCCTCAAGTCCTTGGACGGTTCCCGTGCAGCTGTTGCTGCAAAAGCCATAACCTTAATCGCTGGATCTACCTTTGTCGCTTCTTCCTTGACGATTCGACAATCGCGAACGTACAGCTCCGGTGTTGCTCCACGCCACCACGAATTAACAGCATCGACTTCGTTGCCAACCTCTGTAGCTATAACTTTTCCCTGGTAACGGGTAAAAACCCGGTTGAGATAGATTCTGAAGCTGCTCTCTTTATCAGGCCGAAAGGTGGAAAGAGTAGCTGGCGATACGTTGAATTTGGCAGGGGGGTAACCAACTATAAATAAATAGCCCATGCCATATTTTGAGCCGTTGTTGACGACGAAATCGAGTTCTGTAAAGTTGTTAGCATTGTCCGAAAGACGGTGCCAGGTGGAAGCAGCAGTTCGAACCGATTGGATACCCGCTCGGGCCATCAGCTCAAAAGCCTTAGCCACCTTGTCCTGATTTTGTCTATAGTCGAAAAAGGGCAACTCCATACCCTGAATACCGAACTGCGGAAAACCGTTACGTCCATTGTCTATTGTCAGCAGTGGCCGAGCCGAAATTTTGCTGAGTACTTCTTTCTGAGAACCGAGTTGCTCGGACGTTGCCTGCATCTGTGACTGATAGTCTTGTGCTTGCGCAACTGGTGCCAGCGTCAGGAGCCCGAACAGACAGGCGGCCAAAGTATGAATATACAATGGACTCAGGCCGATCTTTTTTTGGTCAGGCATAATTCTTTTTACTTTCATTTGTACTCTCCTGTCCTGCCAATTATGCCGTGATAACATCCTTTTGCAGTATATGAAAGCTTCGTCAGTGCATCCTTTTCATAGAAAATTATTTTTAAAATTTGAAACACAAAATTGCTCAGATCCTTAGCAATAAGTACAGGGTGCGACATTAAGTATTTTTTGTATGTAAGTAGCCGATTGCGAGCATTATAATATCGTCTGCTGGGTGTGTGGTTTGTGATCGTAAATGTCCAATTCAGTAATTTCCTCTGTTCGGAGTTTCCAAGGCTATGCGCAAGTTTAGCACCGCGAACTTCGATAAGCTTATAACCAAAGTCCAGGCACCTCAGGCAAAGTTCGTGGTCGATGCAATCGATAAAGAAGTCTTCATCAAATCCTCCAATTTTATCGAGTGCTTCAATTTTAATCATCATTCCAGATGTCATTGTTCGCTCGATCACTGCAATCGGGCTACTTCTATCTCTATTATGGTAGCAAACTGCTTGGGTTGCAGGGAAGTAGTAGATCGGTGAAAGAATCGCCAGTCGATCGCGCTTGTCGTAGCTGCCATAGGCGTCCAACATCGCGGCAATGTACCCTGGTGTAATCGTACTATCTTGATCAAAGGTTAATAGCCAGGTGTATTTTCTTGCGCAAGCATACCGGTAGCCAATATTTAACGCTGCTGCAAGACCAATATTCCTGCGGTTATAAATTACTTTCACACCTTCTATCGCTTCTAAATCAGCTATATAGGCCAAGGCTGGATTATTCGAGGCATTGTCTACAATTAGGATCGAGGAAATCTGTTTCCTCAGTTCTCTAATGTTGGCAATTAATGAGGCTTCTGGATTGTATGTGACAACCACTGCACATATATCCTGAAATTCTTCTCGTTTCTTTACGCTATGCATTTGCGCTCGAGATCAAGATTCTGTGCTTATTTTGCCGTTAACTCTAGGAGAAAGAGCGTATACCAAGAATATTGAAAAGACGAGGCCCCCAACGGAGCTGATCAACGCCGGATTAAAAAAGCCTGATACCAGCCAGGCAAAGTAGCTGGTTAACATAGTAATGCTGGTCAAAGAAGTTTGCTTTATCAAATGCCAGCCGATAAGACCAATATGAACTAGAATTACTGCCAGGCCAACTATTCCAAACTGCATAGCTAATGCCAGCCACTGGATCTCATAAAAGTAGGGAGTCGCTTCGTCGTTGCTTCTGATTAAGCTTGGAATATAGGATCCTAGCCCCTTGCCAAATATCAGGTAGCGGTTAAATTCTATAACCAGTGGCCTGACTTGACCTGAGCGGATATCATCTGAAATGACGGAACCTGCACCACTCAGCCTGGTATTGATGGCCTGGCCAAAACCCTGCCATCCTGCAGCTGCACCAGCCAAAACCATAATCGCCAGCAGCACACTACCTATCTGAACTGCCCTCGATCGCCTGTTCGATGTAAAGAGATTTAAGAGAAGCCCAAGCACCAGGCACAAGATAGCAATAGCCCACTTAAATCTTGAAAAAGATAGAAATATCGAGATTCCAAACAAAATTACCAGCAAAACTTTTTGATAGCTCTTAAAGCGTAAACCGAAGCACGTATCGGAAGTAACAAACAGCAACAAGAAGGGTATCAGAGAGTCGTTAGTGAACTCAATCCTGCTCAGTCCATCGGCAATGTCGCCATAAATGACTTCATATCCGATCGCTTTAAAAATTTGAACCAGCTGATAGATACTCAGTTTACCTGTCAGCAGTAAACCTGCCAGAATCACTTTGATGGCTGAGTAAAATGCAGCTCCACCAACTATTGTCAGTAAAAAGTTTCTCACACTAATAGTTTCAGTCTTAATCATGAAGTATGTTATATAAACCAATGATACAGTTACAAATATATCTTTAAACGCATTTACCGCAAATCGAGTTTCGGTGGTTACTTGAATGAGACCTATCATGAACCATACTAACAGGAACGTCACTGAAACTAAAAAGTATGGTACTAATTTTATCAGCTCCTTGAGTTTCGAGCGACTGCTGAGAACCTGCATGGCCAATGCAGTCACAACCAAAATGTATAAAAGGATTTTCACGTTTATTCCCAGCAAATCTCCTGCTGGCAAAACTGAAATTACCCAAACAAAAGTCAGGAAGATTAGGCGCGCTACTTTCGTTGCCAAATCTTCTTTGACGCTCTCTGGCATCGCAATAGCAGTATTCATCTTGTAAGGCTCTTTGTAAGCGATTTGAATTTTGCTCAGCGTTCTTTGGGCTTTTTCTGCTCCTCGGGGGTCGGCTCTCCATAGTAATGATAATAATATTGGTAATAGTAGTAATACCCTTCTGATTCGACTTTCAGGGCGTTTGCAATCATACCCATCGGTACCACTCCCGCTGCCTCAAGGCGTTCTCTAGCGCCTTTTAGCCCTCCTCTGCGGGCGGTTTCTAGACCGATCACCATCAAAATGCCATCCGCATGTCTGGCCAGTAGGGTTGCATCGGTTAAACCGATCAGTGGTGGTGAATCGATCAGTACCAGATCAAATTCTTCGCGCCACTGCTTTGTCAACTCAGCCATTTTCCGGGAGTCAAGCAGCGAGACTGGGTTTGGTGGTATCGGCCCTGAGGTTAATACAAAGAGGTTCTCACCAAGTTTTTGAACCGCTTCCTGCCACGATAGGTTTCCTGCAAGTACTGAGGATAATCCTCGGCTGTTTGTAAGTTCTAGCCTTTTTGCAACTGTCGGTCTTCTCAGATCGGCGTCTATAATGAGCACCTTGCGGTTTAACTCGGCAGCGATACGAGCCAGATTGGTCGATACAGTGCTTTTTCCTTCGCCCGGTGCCGAAGAAGAAATCACGAAAGTATTAACCTTCTTGTCAGAGTTCAAAAAACGAATGTTTGTCAGCAATGAGCGAAAGGCTTCCTCATAAGCTGAGCGCGTATAGGGTGGATTTTGCACCCGGCCATTGCTTTTGGCTTTCTTGCTTATCTTCGCAATTTCCTTTGATTGTTTTTCACTCTTTGCTGTGGTATTTAGTTCATCGTTGTAGGGAATAGCACCTAGCAACGGCAGCTGCATTAACTCCTTCGCACGTTCGACCGTCTTCACTCGATCGTCGAATGTTTCGAGTAGTACAGCAACAAGCAGTCCAAAAACCACGCTCAAGATAGAACCAACTCCAAGCGTCACCAATGGTTTTGGCCACACTGGCTTTTCTTTGTCTGGAAGGACAGCTGGTTCAATCACTCTCCAGGGCGATAATTCCTGTGCCGCTTTAATCTCGAGTTCCTGCAGCCGTTGCAATAGACGGTTCAAGCTGTCGGAAGCAATAACTGCATTTCTATTGAGTTCTTGATAGCGCTTTGCTAGTCCGGGTACCAGTTGAAACTTTCCTAGCAGCCGTTCTTTCGCTGCCTCTAGCCCTGTGACGCGTGCAGACTGCACAAGGTAGAGGTTTTCAGCTTTTACCAAATCCCCTGCCAGCGAAACCCGCAACTCGCCGTAGCGATCCGCTGTGCTTGAACTGGTCCTGTTACTTTCTAAAGTCCCTGCTAGAGAATCTCGCAGCGATTCAGCCTGTTTACCATCTCCTCCAAGAAGAACCCCAGCCTGTTCATTAAGCCTCTTTTGAAGACTGTCTCGCTTGTCTTTGAGATTTTGTACTGTTGGGTAATCGTCTCTGAAGCGTGTTTTCTCAAGGGCAAGCTGCGTCTCAGTGTCTTGATACTGCTTGAGTACGTCTTGATAGATTTTGTCTTCACTTAATGTAGCCGCCGCCAGTGCTTGTTCTGGGGAGCTGCCCAGCCTGGAAGCGAGCGCAAGATATTGCTTTCGCGATGTTTGAAGCTCGACCTTTGCTTTCTCGGCTTCCTCCATTAAGTCGCTCATGACGCCACTAAGCGCTTTTGCTTGCTCTTCCGGATCAAGGATATTATTTTTGCTGCGAAAATCCCGCAGCGCTTCTTCCGATGCCTCGACATTCATCCGGACCCGTGGCAGCTCAGCGTTGATAAAGGTGATCGCTCCACTGACCTGCGATTTTTGAACGTCCTGACTGTAGTCAATGTATATTTTTGCCAGTTCTTTTAACATGTCCTGGACGAGCTGCCGATCGGTGTCTTTGAAAGCAACTGACACCACCTGGGTTCTTGTCACCTGCTCAATTTCGAGGCGCTTGATGACATCGTCGATGTCATCATCTTTAAGTTTTGGATACTTCTTGCTCAGCCGCACCACAGCCTTGTTTACCAGTGGACGACTCAGTAGAACTTGAAGCTGGGTGTTAATCTGAGTAGTAAAGTCAGCTCCCCCGCCTAGCTGAATTTGCTGCGCTGCATCCTCCAGCACTTGTGTCTGCGACGATTTGTCCTCTAGCAACATCAACATCTCAGACTTGTAAACAGGCTGGCTTAAAAAGGTGTAAGCGACCGCAAGAGTGAAAGTAGCGGCCATAGTCATCATGACTGGAACGCGCCACCTCCAAATGGTTCTCGCATAGGCACCGATATCAAGTCCCCTATCGTCTGCACCTTCAGCTCCCTGAAGGCGTGAAGACAATCGAGGCGATGTGGTCTTGTCAGACATTAGCGGAGAGCCCTAAATAGCAGCAGAACATTACCAATTTGGCCCAGTGGGCCGAGAGCGGTGTTTAGACCACTGATGATTTCACCACCAAAAGAACGACGGACAATAATCATGTCATTGTTCCGCAGGGGCGGATTTTTATCCTGATCAATGGGCCGCTCTACTTTAGCATCGATAATTTTATGGAGTACGGTGCCGTTGCGATTGACACGCAACAACTCAACACGGTTCGGATCGGCCAGATTTGTTAACCCCCCCGCAGCTTGCAAGGCCACCGTTAATGGAGCGCTACCATTTAGCTGCACCTGGCCAGGTTTGATGACCTCTCCGACCACTTGGACGTTGATCGTATCAGGCGAGAGATTGGAATTGGCAATGTAACCGTACTCTTCAGGATTGACGACCGCTGCTTTTTCAACGACCAGAGCGTCACCGTCCTGAAGAACGGGATTTTGCTGTACGTCGCCGCGCTGAATCAAAGCCCATAAATCCAGTGTCTGACGAACGACCTGGCCGCCAGGGAGCCTACGAATCAAAGTAACGTTGCGAACATCGGCTTGCTCGGTCAGGCCGCCCGCCTGGGTGATTGCCGAGCTGACGTTTACTCTGTTTGTGATAACTGTTGGAATTGTGCCGATGGAGGTAGAGCCAGTAGCGACTACCGCCTGCACTGGCTGAGTAGTGTAAGGGCCAGGACGGTTGACCTCGCCACTAACTGTTATGGTGATTGGCCGGGGCCGTTCGACGGTAACGGCGATTCTTGATTTTGTCAGGTAAGGGCGGTACAACTCACTCAGCCTCTCTGAGAGTTCTTCAGCGGTCATGTCCGTAACCCGGACACTGCCGATCAGAGGTAGCGAGAGCGTGCCGTCCGGTAGCACCGTTCGTGAGCCTGACATCTCTGGCACGTTAAAATAGATGATCTGCAGCCCATCGCCGGGCCCCAGAGTGTAGCTGGTAGTACTCGCTTGAACAGAAAAAGTCTTCTGAGCAGCTACCGTCGGCGATAGCACCTGAGCTGGACATTGCTCGGAGAGCACTAAGCCTAAAACAAGCACAGCGAGGGAAATTCGTAGTCTGCTGATCACCATTTGCATATCGACCACTCTCTTTGTCTTGACACTAAAGGCAGCAGCCTGTAAGCGGGGCGAAAAAGAAGATATTCAACAATAGTATTTGAAGCCATACTTTGCAAACCCACTCAAGTTACGCACTAATAAAATCTTTCAAGCGGCATCGCTCGAAGACCTCTAGATTGCCTCCTTCTGTGCAGTTTACAATTTTTCGGCCTGCTTCTTCAAAAACAACCCGTGCAAGAGAATAAGCAGCTTCGCTACTGGACAGATCAGGAAGCTGCCATCTCATTCCATCTGAAAAATACTTCGGATCAAAATGGTTCTCATCCTTAGCCGTTGCCAGAACAGTTTTATTGGGCGGCCCTTTTGTCGCAAAATTGTGATCACAGCCAATTAAAGCTACCCGCTCAAAACCCATGTGGAAGGCAAGCTGCATAGCGACGAAGGTAACAGTATATCCTTGATA harbors:
- a CDS encoding glycosyltransferase family 2 protein, giving the protein MHSVKKREEFQDICAVVVTYNPEASLIANIRELRKQISSILIVDNASNNPALAYIADLEAIEGVKVIYNRRNIGLAAALNIGYRYACARKYTWLLTFDQDSTITPGYIAAMLDAYGSYDKRDRLAILSPIYYFPATQAVCYHNRDRSSPIAVIERTMTSGMMIKIEALDKIGGFDEDFFIDCIDHELCLRCLDFGYKLIEVRGAKLAHSLGNSEQRKLLNWTFTITNHTPSRRYYNARNRLLTYKKYLMSHPVLIAKDLSNFVFQILKIIFYEKDALTKLSYTAKGCYHGIIGRTGEYK
- a CDS encoding GumC family protein, with product MSDKTTSPRLSSRLQGAEGADDRGLDIGAYARTIWRWRVPVMMTMAATFTLAVAYTFLSQPVYKSEMLMLLEDKSSQTQVLEDAAQQIQLGGGADFTTQINTQLQVLLSRPLVNKAVVRLSKKYPKLKDDDIDDVIKRLEIEQVTRTQVVSVAFKDTDRQLVQDMLKELAKIYIDYSQDVQKSQVSGAITFINAELPRVRMNVEASEEALRDFRSKNNILDPEEQAKALSGVMSDLMEEAEKAKVELQTSRKQYLALASRLGSSPEQALAAATLSEDKIYQDVLKQYQDTETQLALEKTRFRDDYPTVQNLKDKRDSLQKRLNEQAGVLLGGDGKQAESLRDSLAGTLESNRTSSSTADRYGELRVSLAGDLVKAENLYLVQSARVTGLEAAKERLLGKFQLVPGLAKRYQELNRNAVIASDSLNRLLQRLQELEIKAAQELSPWRVIEPAVLPDKEKPVWPKPLVTLGVGSILSVVFGLLVAVLLETFDDRVKTVERAKELMQLPLLGAIPYNDELNTTAKSEKQSKEIAKISKKAKSNGRVQNPPYTRSAYEEAFRSLLTNIRFLNSDKKVNTFVISSSAPGEGKSTVSTNLARIAAELNRKVLIIDADLRRPTVAKRLELTNSRGLSSVLAGNLSWQEAVQKLGENLFVLTSGPIPPNPVSLLDSRKMAELTKQWREEFDLVLIDSPPLIGLTDATLLARHADGILMVIGLETARRGGLKGARERLEAAGVVPMGMIANALKVESEGYYYYYQYYYHYYGEPTPEEQKKPKER
- a CDS encoding glycosyltransferase family 2 protein encodes the protein MSSVSIVTPVYKAAKFLPEFLFGISKITSVDIEHIVVDGKSDDGSVDILQQYSKLYNLKWISEKDTGQYNAINKGFSMATSDFVGYQNVDDFYFENGLATLIASLKGNPAFDGGYGRYVIVDEHKSFLATPYNQGSFFLNKLVRGNFVFPGTFFIRRSALDNIAFDEKLNFYGDWDWLLQIALAGKKITHLPVEVAAFRRCPGSKSLTWSQRRLSSERKYIGQKHNLNFNAMQFTEFRNRVAQRLTTEWKKLNGDYASEKQSYDLLLRAQ
- a CDS encoding polysaccharide biosynthesis/export family protein, coding for MQMVISRLRISLAVLVLGLVLSEQCPAQVLSPTVAAQKTFSVQASTTSYTLGPGDGLQIIYFNVPEMSGSRTVLPDGTLSLPLIGSVRVTDMTAEELSERLSELYRPYLTKSRIAVTVERPRPITITVSGEVNRPGPYTTQPVQAVVATGSTSIGTIPTVITNRVNVSSAITQAGGLTEQADVRNVTLIRRLPGGQVVRQTLDLWALIQRGDVQQNPVLQDGDALVVEKAAVVNPEEYGYIANSNLSPDTINVQVVGEVIKPGQVQLNGSAPLTVALQAAGGLTNLADPNRVELLRVNRNGTVLHKIIDAKVERPIDQDKNPPLRNNDMIIVRRSFGGEIISGLNTALGPLGQIGNVLLLFRALR
- a CDS encoding glycosyltransferase, with the protein product MRKEYTVLHITQSLGGVETSIRSIVNNIDDRIFKSIILCPDPDLEVTGKSGSKVKTYYIPYCREVSILNDLKHILATIKLVKRVKPDLLHCHSAKGGFIGRLAGYLAGIPTIYTPQGFSYLCTDDPLRRALFLSLEKLARSWTTLLLACSESEVQRAILDLNIPKEKVKLWKNCIAHPTLSIQRERPFAEPYIFSVGRPSFQKNVEMLVLTVLALRESGLPIRCVLAGAGLYSPLKEKILDLIKQHELENLFILLDWIEHEETLKLLAHAECFVLASRYEGLPYSILEAMALGKPVVATNVDGTKDCVINNHTGFLVDLYDIESMKDAVARLVQCAETRTELGLNARSHFVEHYDVSKNIQALEGIYQELLQVRDRSTLLSK
- a CDS encoding glycosyltransferase family 2 protein, yielding MDSAFVSVIVVNWNGERYLSRCIDSILNQDYRNLEIIVVDNASSDDSLYILQKYPQILLIQNHENLGFARANNQGFEIASGQYLFALNNDAFLSKNYISLMVDALSRYSNVASAIGKILRAEDNSTIDTTGLFMTRFLRTKDRGYSAKDHGQFDANNITSRAIFSVCGCAAFYRSAAVRQVSNGYQIFDSSFFSYYEDIDLGWRLQNAGWDSIYIPEAVAYHVRGGSEAAVFFKKSQFYQFHTLKNRYFTIIKNISFYEFIIFLPVLIFTESGLLLLILTKYPHLLAVYRAVAEHLPHLLQLRKSLSKLRTRHLALLKY
- a CDS encoding undecaprenyl-phosphate glucose phosphotransferase encodes the protein MALAYWLAYQVRAASPNALYSPELYLGLAQFSGLSTLLVFAASGLYRAPGYQSRFDEVAKVVIGITIAFTIVVAGLFFFREVSFSRFVLLYAWLAAIAAVATGRLLLQQANRNLRRSGFGVQKVLIVGTGATAHALLQLLKENPQWGLQQAGLVCEDGTSEEAAVVTRLANLGSYLKANEVAEVWFAKADYSQQQLLELVQVATSARQVRIRMVPGILEYITARMQVDVLGGTALLTLRDTPLRSWHNRFWKRLFDAALAALGLFCCLPLFAVVALAIGLTSRGPVLYKQERVGRDGSVFWIYKFRTMKVDAESQGHGWTTKEDPRRTRVGSFLRRTSLDELPQLWNVLKGEMSLVGPRPERPYYVERFSQDIPKYIDRHLVKTGMTGWAQIHGLRGDTSIAKRVKYDLYYIENWSLLLDIRIILSTVWQILLNRTDAY